A genome region from Apus apus isolate bApuApu2 chromosome 2, bApuApu2.pri.cur, whole genome shotgun sequence includes the following:
- the LOC127381281 gene encoding feather keratin-like translates to MACYDRCGSCGPTPLANSCNEPCVRQCEASRVLIQPSTVQVTLPGPILTSFPQSTAVGSSASAAVGNELSALGVPVNSGFGGFGLGYGLGYGYGLGGLGSFGGRGGCYTC, encoded by the coding sequence ATGGCCTGCTACGACCGCTGCGGCTCTTGCGGACCCACCCCGCTGGCCAACAGCTGCAACGAGCCCTGTGTCAGGCAGTGCGAGGCCTCCCGCGTCCTCATCCAGCCTTCCACCGTGCAGGTCACCCTGCCAGGACCCATCctcacctccttcccccagagCACCGCCGTCGGATCCTCCGCATCCGCTGCCGTGGGCAACGAGCTCAGCGCCCTGGGAGTGCCCGTCAACTCCGGCTTCGGCGGCTTCGGCCTCGGCTACGGCCTGGGATACGGCTACGGCCTGGGTGGCCTGGGCTCCTTCGGGGGCAGAGGAGGCTGCTACACCTGCTAA
- the LOC127381283 gene encoding feather keratin-like: MACYDRCGSCGPTPLANSCNEPCVRQCEASRVLIQPSTVQVTLPGPILTSFPQSTAVGSSASAAVGNELSALGVPVNSGFGGFGLGYGLGGLGCFGGRGGCYTC, translated from the coding sequence ATGGCCTGCTACGACCGCTGCGGCTCTTGCGGACCCACCCCGCTGGCCAACAGCTGCAACGAGCCCTGTGTCAGGCAGTGCGAGGCCTCCCGCGTCCTCATCCAGCCTTCCACCGTGCAGGTCACCCTGCCAGGACCCATCctcacctccttcccccagagCACCGCCGTCGGATCCTCCGCATCCGCTGCCGTGGGCAACGAGCTCAGCGCCCTGGGAGTGCCCGTCAACTCCGGCTTCGGCGGCTTCGGCCTCGGCTACGGCCTGGGTGGCCTGGGCTGCTTCGGGGGCAGAGGAGGCTGCTACACCTGCTAA